A single window of Mycolicibacterium aurum DNA harbors:
- a CDS encoding aldo/keto reductase, producing MTTTQLGTMTTSTAGLGCMAMSGAYGISDRSESSATIRGALDAGITLFDTADFYGMGHNELLLAEALRDVPRGAYQLSVKFGAQIGPDGAWLGVDSRPCAVKTAVTYSLQRLGTDYLDVYRPARLDPAVPIEETVGAIGELVDAGYVRHVGLSEVGAATIRRAATTRRINDLQIEYSLASRGVEADILDTCREFGIGVTAYGVLARGLISGHWTATSGGAPSDSRRAGPRFAGDNLGRNLALVENLRSVADELGITVAQAAIAWVRSRGDDIVPLLGARNRRRLSESLGAVDLMLSEDQLNRIAAAVPATDVAGERYPAAHMAALDSQR from the coding sequence ATGACGACCACACAACTGGGCACCATGACCACCTCGACCGCAGGGCTCGGCTGTATGGCCATGTCCGGCGCCTACGGCATCAGCGACCGCAGCGAGAGCAGCGCGACGATCCGCGGAGCGCTCGATGCCGGCATCACGCTCTTCGACACCGCCGACTTCTACGGCATGGGCCACAACGAACTCCTGCTCGCCGAGGCGCTGCGCGACGTGCCACGCGGGGCGTATCAGCTCAGCGTGAAGTTCGGCGCGCAGATCGGGCCGGACGGCGCGTGGCTGGGTGTCGACTCACGGCCGTGCGCCGTGAAGACCGCCGTCACCTATTCCCTGCAGCGGCTCGGCACGGACTATCTCGACGTCTACCGGCCGGCGCGCCTCGATCCGGCGGTTCCGATCGAGGAGACGGTGGGCGCCATCGGCGAACTCGTCGACGCCGGCTACGTACGCCATGTCGGACTGTCCGAGGTGGGGGCAGCCACGATCCGCCGTGCCGCGACCACACGGCGGATCAACGATCTGCAGATCGAGTACTCGCTGGCCTCCCGCGGTGTCGAAGCCGACATCCTGGACACCTGCCGGGAATTCGGAATCGGCGTGACTGCCTACGGGGTGCTGGCGCGCGGCCTGATCAGCGGGCACTGGACGGCGACAAGTGGTGGTGCCCCGAGCGATTCGCGGCGCGCAGGGCCCCGCTTCGCGGGGGACAACCTGGGTAGAAATCTGGCGCTGGTCGAGAACTTGCGTTCCGTCGCAGACGAACTCGGGATCACGGTGGCGCAGGCCGCGATCGCCTGGGTGCGATCGCGGGGCGACGACATCGTGCCGCTGCTCGGCGCGCGCAACCGCCGCAGGCTGAGCGAGTCCCTCGGCGCGGTCGACCTCATGCTGAGCGAGGATCAACTGAATCGCATCGCGGCCGCGGTGCCGGCGACGGATGTCGCGGGCGAGCGTTACCCCGCAGCGCACATGGCGGCGCTCGACTCGCAGCGGTGA
- a CDS encoding helix-turn-helix transcriptional regulator has product MDRDALAEFLRRRRAAMTPADVGLPTGVRPRRTAGLRREEVAQLTGMSVDYYGRLEQSRSTQPSTQMLRALARALRLTDDETDHLYRLAGHAAPDRSAPPLHVRPGLLFLLDQLRDAAAFVCSDTYIVLAQNAMSKLLMGDRTPVGNSFGVESSIAWQWFTDPAARDEVPLEDQGEHSQVTVADLRAAWARRRNDADMRELVAALLEHSTEFAALWARHEVAVRRMQRKTFRTKVGSITLDCEVLATANSQQLVVLTPPPGSSALDDLRLLAVVGDQAVDSH; this is encoded by the coding sequence ATGGATCGCGATGCGCTGGCGGAATTCCTGCGGCGCCGCCGTGCGGCCATGACGCCGGCCGATGTCGGGCTGCCGACAGGCGTGCGCCCGCGCCGCACCGCAGGCCTGCGTCGCGAGGAGGTGGCGCAGCTGACGGGAATGTCGGTGGACTACTACGGCAGGCTCGAACAGTCACGCAGCACTCAGCCGTCGACGCAGATGCTGCGGGCGTTGGCCCGCGCGCTGCGGTTGACCGACGACGAGACGGACCACCTGTACCGACTGGCCGGCCACGCTGCCCCGGATCGCTCCGCTCCCCCGCTGCATGTGCGGCCCGGCCTGCTGTTTCTGCTGGACCAACTGCGCGACGCCGCCGCGTTCGTCTGTTCGGATACCTACATCGTGCTCGCCCAGAACGCGATGTCGAAGCTGTTGATGGGTGATCGCACGCCCGTCGGGAACAGTTTCGGGGTGGAATCGAGCATCGCCTGGCAGTGGTTCACCGACCCGGCCGCCCGCGACGAGGTCCCCCTCGAAGATCAGGGTGAGCACAGTCAGGTGACGGTGGCCGACCTGCGTGCGGCCTGGGCACGCCGGCGCAACGACGCCGACATGCGCGAGCTCGTGGCTGCGCTTCTCGAGCACAGCACCGAATTCGCCGCGTTATGGGCGCGCCACGAAGTCGCGGTGCGGCGCATGCAGCGCAAAACTTTCCGGACCAAGGTCGGTTCCATCACGCTGGACTGCGAAGTCCTCGCGACCGCGAACAGTCAGCAGCTGGTGGTACTGACCCCGCCGCCCGGATCCTCGGCGCTGGACGATCTGCGCCTGCTGGCCGTCGTCGGCGATCAGGCCGTCGACTCGCACTAG
- a CDS encoding GAF and ANTAR domain-containing protein → MTETTKHELALRMAELARLVASPRRVEDVLSDVTAEVLELIPGADAAGILFVGKAGQFESVAGTSELPHRLDELQMKYREGPCLQAALDELIVRTDDFRTEKRWPMYSAAAAELGVLSGLSFKLYTSSQTAGALNLFSTRASAFDGESETIGAVLAAHAAAAVLASRQSEQLESALSTRDRIGQAKGIIMERYNVDDVAAFDMLRKLSQDSNTKLVEVAEKVIDTRGT, encoded by the coding sequence ATGACCGAGACCACCAAGCACGAGCTCGCCCTGCGAATGGCGGAGCTGGCGCGCCTCGTGGCCAGCCCACGCCGTGTCGAGGACGTGCTCTCCGACGTCACGGCCGAGGTCCTGGAATTGATCCCGGGGGCCGACGCGGCGGGCATCCTGTTCGTCGGCAAGGCGGGACAGTTCGAATCGGTTGCCGGCACGTCGGAGCTGCCGCACCGCCTCGACGAGCTACAGATGAAGTACCGCGAAGGGCCGTGCCTGCAGGCGGCGCTGGACGAACTCATCGTGCGCACCGATGACTTCCGTACCGAGAAGCGATGGCCGATGTACTCTGCTGCGGCTGCGGAGCTGGGCGTCCTGAGTGGCCTGTCGTTCAAGCTGTACACCAGTTCGCAAACCGCGGGCGCGCTGAACCTGTTCTCCACGCGTGCCAGCGCGTTCGACGGCGAATCAGAGACCATCGGTGCGGTACTGGCCGCCCACGCCGCTGCGGCCGTGCTGGCCAGTAGGCAGAGCGAGCAGCTGGAGTCGGCACTGTCCACCCGCGACCGGATCGGGCAGGCCAAGGGCATCATCATGGAGCGGTACAACGTCGACGACGTCGCCGCGTTCGACATGCTGCGCAAGCTGTCGCAAGACAGCAACACCAAGTTGGTCGAAGTTGCCGAGAAGGTCATCGACACCCGAGGGACGTGA
- a CDS encoding acetyl-CoA acetyltransferase translates to MGSSDVWILGGYQSDFARNFDRESRDFAGLTAEIVDSTLDAACLDAADIGVVHVANAFGELFARQGHLGAMPATVNDGLWGTPAVRHEAACASGSAAALAAIADLRSGAYDTALVVGLELEKTVPGDTATAILGTAAWTGHEGQDAKYMWPHMFDAVADEYDRRYGLDEQHLRAIAALNFANAKANPRAQTRTWSIPLPLRADDDTNPVIEGRLRRFDCSQITDGGAGVVLVSDAWLTDHPSARPLGRIDGWGHRTVGLGLRHKLDRSARDPYIVPHVRAAVLDAFDRARVTLDDVDGFEVHDCFTPSEYLAIDHIGLTAPGESWKAIEQGEIELGGRLPINPSGGLIGGGHPVGATGVRMLLDAARQVSGTAGDYQVDDARTFGTVNFGGSTATTVSFVVGRTP, encoded by the coding sequence GTGGGCTCGTCGGACGTATGGATCCTCGGTGGGTATCAGAGCGACTTCGCGCGCAACTTCGACCGGGAGTCGCGAGACTTCGCCGGCCTGACCGCCGAAATCGTCGACTCCACCTTGGATGCCGCGTGCCTCGACGCCGCGGACATCGGTGTCGTCCACGTCGCCAACGCGTTCGGTGAACTGTTCGCCCGCCAGGGGCACCTGGGGGCGATGCCCGCCACGGTGAACGACGGTCTCTGGGGAACCCCGGCCGTCCGCCACGAGGCGGCATGCGCGTCGGGGAGCGCCGCGGCGCTGGCGGCCATCGCCGATCTGCGCTCCGGCGCGTACGACACCGCGCTCGTGGTCGGGTTGGAACTCGAGAAGACCGTGCCCGGCGACACCGCGACGGCGATTCTGGGGACCGCGGCCTGGACCGGGCACGAAGGCCAAGATGCGAAGTACATGTGGCCGCACATGTTCGACGCGGTCGCCGACGAGTACGACCGCCGGTACGGGCTGGACGAACAGCATCTGCGCGCCATCGCCGCACTGAACTTCGCCAACGCCAAGGCCAATCCGCGCGCACAGACCCGCACGTGGTCGATACCCTTGCCGCTGCGCGCCGACGACGACACGAATCCTGTCATCGAGGGCAGGCTGCGCCGATTCGATTGCAGCCAGATCACCGACGGCGGCGCGGGGGTCGTCCTGGTCAGCGACGCCTGGCTGACCGACCATCCCTCCGCACGGCCACTCGGACGGATCGACGGCTGGGGACACCGCACCGTCGGACTCGGCCTGCGGCACAAGCTGGATCGCTCCGCACGCGATCCGTACATCGTTCCGCACGTGCGCGCCGCCGTGCTCGACGCCTTCGACCGGGCCAGGGTGACCCTCGACGACGTCGACGGCTTCGAGGTACACGACTGCTTCACCCCGAGCGAATACCTGGCCATCGACCACATCGGGCTCACCGCACCCGGCGAGTCGTGGAAGGCGATCGAGCAGGGCGAGATCGAGCTCGGCGGCCGGCTGCCGATCAATCCGAGCGGAGGCCTGATCGGCGGCGGGCATCCCGTCGGCGCGACAGGGGTCAGAATGCTGCTGGACGCGGCTCGCCAGGTCAGCGGCACCGCTGGTGACTACCAGGTCGACGACGCCAGGACGTTCGGCACCGTGAACTTCGGTGGCAGCACCGCCACCACCGTCAGCTTCGTCGTCGGGAGGACACCATGA
- a CDS encoding carotenoid oxygenase family protein, translating into MTAIHPEIVGKFLSTLPDDDDHPYRTGPWRPQTNEWDADDLTVVEGHIPHDLDGVYLRNTENPLHPALKYYHPFDGDGMLHIVGFRDGKAFYRNRFVRTDGLTEENDAGGPLWPGIAEPIELARRDHGWGARTLMKDASSTDVIVHRGVALTSHYQCGDLYRIDPCTGADLGKEDFNGGFPTDWGVSAHPKVDDSTGELMFFSYSKQAPHLRYGVVSDAGDVVHSVDVPLPGPRLPHDMAFTENYVILNDFPLFWDAGLLEHNVHLPRFHRDLPSRFAVVPRRGDTSQIMWFEADPTYVLHFPNAYEDGDEIVVDGFFQGDPEPTDGVDNGMSRKWRQIFRSLSLDGMQTRLHRWRFNIKTGGVREEQLSDSLSEFGMINPAYAGRPYRYTYAATGKPGWFLFDGLLKHDLHTGTEQRYAFGDGVFGSETAMAARVGSSAEDDGYLVTLTTDMTADASYCLVFDAARVEDGPVCKLALPERISSGTHSTWAAGAELPHWRRDDSAAGAIGL; encoded by the coding sequence ATGACAGCCATCCACCCCGAGATCGTCGGCAAGTTCCTGTCGACCCTTCCCGACGATGACGACCACCCCTACCGCACCGGTCCGTGGCGCCCCCAGACCAACGAGTGGGACGCCGACGACCTGACCGTGGTCGAAGGCCACATCCCGCACGATCTGGACGGCGTCTATCTGCGCAACACCGAGAACCCCCTGCACCCGGCGTTGAAGTACTACCACCCGTTCGATGGCGACGGGATGCTGCACATCGTCGGCTTTCGGGACGGAAAAGCCTTCTACCGCAACAGGTTCGTCCGTACCGATGGCCTCACCGAGGAGAACGACGCCGGCGGGCCGCTGTGGCCGGGCATCGCCGAACCGATCGAGCTGGCCCGGCGCGACCACGGATGGGGCGCCAGGACGCTGATGAAGGACGCGTCGTCCACCGATGTCATCGTGCATCGCGGTGTCGCGCTGACCAGCCACTACCAGTGCGGTGACCTCTACCGGATCGACCCGTGCACGGGTGCCGATCTGGGCAAGGAGGACTTCAACGGCGGATTCCCCACCGACTGGGGGGTGTCGGCGCATCCGAAAGTGGACGACAGCACCGGCGAGCTGATGTTCTTCAGCTACAGCAAGCAGGCCCCGCACCTGCGCTACGGCGTGGTGAGCGACGCCGGCGACGTGGTGCACAGTGTCGACGTCCCGCTGCCGGGGCCGCGGCTACCGCACGACATGGCGTTCACCGAGAACTACGTCATCCTCAACGACTTTCCGCTGTTCTGGGATGCCGGGCTTCTCGAACACAACGTGCACCTGCCGAGGTTCCACCGGGACCTGCCCTCCCGGTTCGCGGTCGTCCCGCGGCGCGGGGACACCTCCCAGATCATGTGGTTCGAGGCCGACCCCACCTACGTGCTGCACTTCCCCAATGCCTACGAGGACGGCGACGAGATCGTGGTCGACGGGTTCTTCCAAGGAGACCCCGAGCCCACCGACGGAGTCGACAACGGCATGAGCCGCAAGTGGCGCCAGATCTTCCGCAGCCTGTCCCTGGACGGCATGCAGACGCGACTGCACCGCTGGCGGTTCAACATCAAGACCGGCGGGGTGCGCGAAGAGCAGCTCTCCGACAGCCTCAGCGAATTCGGCATGATCAACCCCGCCTACGCCGGCCGCCCCTATCGCTACACCTACGCCGCCACCGGGAAGCCCGGCTGGTTCCTGTTCGACGGATTGCTCAAGCACGACCTGCACACCGGCACCGAACAGCGATACGCGTTCGGGGACGGCGTCTTCGGCAGCGAGACCGCGATGGCGGCCCGCGTGGGCAGCTCGGCGGAAGACGACGGCTACCTCGTCACGCTGACCACCGACATGACCGCCGACGCGTCGTACTGCCTGGTCTTCGACGCTGCCCGGGTCGAAGACGGCCCGGTGTGCAAACTGGCTCTGCCCGAACGTATCTCGAGCGGCACCCACTCCACGTGGGCGGCAGGCGCGGAGCTGCCCCACTGGCGCCGGGACGACTCCGCCGCCGGCGCGATCGGACTGTAG
- a CDS encoding winged helix-turn-helix transcriptional regulator, producing MLGLLGDEWTLLIVQRALLGARRYGDFVAALPVSHAVLSHRLSSLTSDELLVRREYQTNPPRSEYLVTPKGRSLWPMLTSIWEWERRWVPDHTEALPSMTHGECGNEFAPAVTCRACTGLVGDKDLAAQWGPSGSWARSIPSGSNRRRSGGRRSGAGVLFPQTMSVMGDRWAFALLVAAFVGASRFTDFHSQLGAPPATIAGRLTVFTGEGILANSDGRYRLTEKGRAFFPVLLCALEWAQRWFQASEGPAVILTHTECGRQFAPVLICDQCREPLRGARIQPS from the coding sequence ATGCTGGGGCTGCTCGGTGACGAGTGGACCCTTCTCATCGTCCAGCGTGCCTTGCTCGGCGCCCGGCGCTACGGCGATTTCGTCGCCGCCCTCCCGGTGTCGCACGCCGTGCTGTCGCATCGGCTGTCCTCGCTGACCTCCGACGAGTTGCTGGTTCGCCGTGAATACCAGACCAATCCGCCTCGCTCGGAATACCTGGTGACGCCGAAGGGCCGCTCGCTGTGGCCGATGCTGACGTCCATCTGGGAATGGGAACGCCGCTGGGTTCCGGATCACACCGAAGCCCTGCCCTCGATGACCCACGGGGAGTGCGGTAACGAGTTCGCGCCTGCAGTCACGTGCCGGGCCTGCACAGGCCTCGTGGGTGACAAAGACCTTGCGGCGCAATGGGGCCCGAGCGGATCGTGGGCGCGCTCCATCCCGTCGGGCTCCAATCGCCGGCGGTCCGGCGGCCGGCGCTCGGGTGCCGGCGTGCTGTTCCCGCAGACGATGAGCGTCATGGGCGACCGGTGGGCGTTCGCCCTGCTGGTGGCCGCATTCGTCGGCGCCAGCCGCTTCACCGACTTCCACTCCCAGCTCGGCGCACCACCGGCGACCATCGCGGGTCGCCTCACGGTGTTCACCGGTGAGGGCATCCTCGCCAACAGCGACGGGCGGTATCGGCTGACCGAGAAGGGTCGAGCTTTCTTCCCGGTGCTGCTCTGCGCACTGGAGTGGGCGCAACGCTGGTTCCAGGCATCCGAGGGTCCCGCGGTGATCCTGACGCACACCGAGTGTGGTCGACAGTTCGCACCCGTGCTGATCTGCGATCAGTGCCGCGAGCCACTGCGCGGCGCCCGGATCCAGCCCAGCTGA
- a CDS encoding GGDEF domain-containing protein translates to MSDSEGVDDRLVGETRRLRVLIDSLPALIGYWDSDCRNVIANAAYVDYFGMTPGQIRGRHIREVLGEQIYALNLPYIERVLRGQEQLFERTLVDQQGTTRYTQASYIPDIVDGEVLGFYAQVTDVTRRVEAERARDDALRLFHISMEHAPIGKVVVDRSGVVLHANPAICRLLRCTQQDLIGVDFRRFVHPDARATGDAQFAALLDGSATHLSSERQYLRADGTSVWLQRDFVLVPDAHGDQDVAVAQFQDITARKEAEAELARLAVTDQLTGLFNRRALVDCVTRHHAATPDIPLGLIFIDLDGFKLVNDTHGHAAGDAVLVAAAQRLAQLIEPPNTAYRLGGDEFVVVAPSAQGSTALPELCRTVVDALSGAYDTDTTPVTLAASVGYACEATDDVDALLRAADAEMYRHKARPR, encoded by the coding sequence GTGAGTGACAGCGAAGGCGTGGACGACAGGCTGGTGGGCGAGACGCGCCGGCTACGGGTACTCATCGACAGCCTCCCGGCGCTGATCGGTTACTGGGACAGTGACTGCCGCAACGTGATCGCCAACGCTGCCTACGTCGACTACTTCGGGATGACACCCGGCCAGATCAGGGGACGCCACATTCGGGAGGTGCTGGGTGAGCAGATATATGCGCTCAACCTGCCCTACATCGAGCGCGTGCTGAGGGGACAGGAGCAGCTGTTCGAACGCACGCTGGTCGATCAACAAGGGACGACCCGCTACACGCAGGCGTCCTACATCCCCGACATCGTCGACGGCGAGGTGCTCGGGTTCTATGCGCAGGTCACCGACGTCACCCGGCGCGTCGAAGCCGAACGTGCGCGCGACGACGCCCTGCGCCTGTTCCACATCAGCATGGAGCATGCGCCGATCGGGAAGGTGGTGGTCGACAGGTCGGGCGTTGTGCTGCATGCGAACCCGGCCATCTGTCGATTGCTGCGCTGCACGCAACAGGATCTCATCGGCGTCGACTTCCGGCGGTTCGTGCACCCCGACGCTCGCGCGACAGGAGATGCTCAGTTCGCCGCGCTGTTGGACGGCTCGGCGACGCACCTGTCCTCGGAACGGCAGTACCTGCGGGCGGACGGGACTTCGGTGTGGCTGCAGCGCGACTTCGTTCTGGTGCCGGACGCACATGGCGACCAGGATGTGGCAGTCGCCCAGTTCCAGGACATCACCGCGCGCAAGGAAGCCGAAGCCGAGCTGGCCCGCTTGGCGGTGACCGATCAGCTCACCGGTCTGTTCAACAGGCGCGCGCTGGTCGACTGCGTGACACGTCATCACGCAGCCACACCCGACATCCCGCTCGGCCTGATCTTCATCGACCTCGACGGCTTCAAACTGGTCAACGACACACACGGGCACGCTGCAGGCGATGCCGTGCTGGTGGCCGCGGCGCAGCGGCTCGCGCAGTTGATCGAACCGCCCAACACCGCCTACCGCCTGGGCGGCGACGAGTTCGTGGTGGTGGCCCCCTCGGCGCAGGGCTCGACAGCGCTGCCCGAACTGTGCCGGACGGTCGTTGATGCGCTTTCGGGCGCGTACGACACCGACACCACGCCGGTGACGCTGGCTGCGTCGGTCGGCTATGCCTGTGAGGCCACCGACGATGTCGATGCGCTGTTGCGCGCCGCCGACGCCGAGATGTACCGGCACAAGGCGCGTCCCCGCTGA
- a CDS encoding Hsp20/alpha crystallin family protein, which produces MLRFDPFSDIDALTRGLLTSQTGSNRTPRFMPMDLCKIDDHYVLTADLPGVDPGSVDVDVDNGTLTISAHRTARSDESAQWLANERFFGKYRRQLSLGEGVDTAAISATYENGVLTVTIPVAERAKPRRIEISHTGAKTSIGTTTVDAE; this is translated from the coding sequence GTGCTTCGTTTCGATCCGTTCAGCGATATCGATGCTCTCACCCGTGGCCTGCTGACAAGTCAGACCGGTTCAAACCGCACTCCTCGGTTCATGCCGATGGATCTCTGCAAGATCGACGACCACTACGTGCTGACCGCCGACCTGCCCGGTGTCGACCCCGGCTCGGTCGACGTCGACGTCGACAACGGCACGCTGACCATCTCGGCACACCGCACCGCAAGGTCGGACGAATCAGCCCAGTGGCTCGCCAACGAGAGGTTCTTCGGTAAGTACCGTAGACAGCTGTCCCTCGGCGAAGGCGTTGACACCGCAGCGATCTCGGCAACCTACGAGAACGGCGTCCTGACGGTGACGATCCCCGTCGCCGAGCGGGCCAAGCCACGCAGAATCGAGATCAGCCATACCGGGGCCAAGACCTCGATCGGAACAACCACGGTCGACGCCGAATAG
- a CDS encoding GNAT family N-acetyltransferase has product MSGFVEPVILSGDHRVTLEPLTREHLPEIEAAAADGELGRLWFTAAPKAGAAAEWVDMRLSVQAPDTGLTFVARARDGSIVGSSSYLNVDGPNRRLEIGNTWYVAAARRTAVNTECKLLMLGHAFGELGCIAVEFRTHFFNAASRAAIERLGAKLDGVLRSHQLLPDGSRRDTVVYSILDIEWPAVRSNLLFRLDRNG; this is encoded by the coding sequence GTGAGCGGTTTCGTCGAGCCCGTCATCCTGTCCGGTGACCACCGGGTCACGTTGGAACCGCTTACCCGCGAACATCTTCCGGAGATCGAAGCCGCAGCGGCCGATGGTGAGTTGGGTCGGCTGTGGTTCACTGCCGCACCGAAGGCCGGCGCCGCCGCGGAGTGGGTCGACATGCGGCTGTCCGTGCAGGCGCCGGATACCGGTTTGACGTTCGTGGCGCGAGCGCGCGACGGATCCATCGTCGGTTCGTCGAGCTACCTCAACGTCGACGGACCCAATCGTAGGCTGGAGATCGGGAACACGTGGTACGTCGCCGCCGCGCGGCGTACCGCGGTCAACACCGAGTGCAAGCTCCTGATGCTGGGCCACGCTTTCGGTGAGTTGGGTTGCATCGCAGTCGAATTCCGAACGCATTTCTTCAACGCGGCGAGCCGGGCGGCGATCGAGCGGCTCGGCGCAAAGCTCGACGGTGTGCTGCGCAGTCACCAACTGCTGCCCGACGGGTCGCGACGCGACACCGTTGTGTACTCGATTCTCGACATCGAATGGCCGGCCGTGCGGTCCAATCTGCTGTTCCGACTGGACCGCAACGGCTGA
- a CDS encoding cupin domain-containing protein, producing the protein MSDLPEWARRLDLSPHPEGGWFRETWRSELTVPQSVLPPDYSGSRNAGTAILFLLMPGQQSAWHTVRSAELWLYHSGGPLLLEVGPDQETATTHLLGADIVAGESPQFVVPPGHWQRARPRDEHPCLVSCVVVPGFDFADFALGAPTD; encoded by the coding sequence ATGAGCGATCTCCCTGAATGGGCGCGTCGTCTGGACCTTTCCCCACATCCCGAAGGCGGCTGGTTTCGGGAGACGTGGCGGAGCGAGCTGACGGTTCCACAATCGGTGCTCCCGCCGGATTATTCGGGGAGCCGCAACGCCGGGACCGCGATTCTGTTCCTGCTCATGCCGGGCCAGCAGAGCGCCTGGCACACGGTGCGCAGCGCGGAGCTGTGGCTGTACCACTCCGGTGGACCCCTGCTGCTCGAGGTGGGCCCCGACCAGGAGACCGCGACCACGCACCTGCTCGGCGCCGACATCGTGGCCGGCGAGAGCCCGCAGTTCGTCGTCCCGCCGGGACACTGGCAGCGGGCCCGGCCCCGCGACGAGCACCCCTGTCTGGTGAGCTGCGTCGTGGTCCCGGGGTTCGACTTCGCCGACTTCGCGCTCGGCGCGCCTACCGACTGA
- a CDS encoding 3-keto-5-aminohexanoate cleavage protein, with protein sequence MSGSSEPTNAPDDRAPKIYVKACINGARTPDQHPHLPVTPEQLAAEAVAAHGAGARAVHMHPKNADGVDSLLPGEVDAAVAAVRHAVPGLPLGVTTGFWALPDAAQRLRAVESWTVLPDFASLNWHEPGSPELARLLLSRGLGVEVGIFYAEAAQSWAAASDIAPHCMRVMIELGADGDVETADELIALVTAAGSPAPVLLHGLDESCWPLLQHAGVRGVQTRIGMEDTLALPDGSVAPGNAALVAAAVDLLSR encoded by the coding sequence ATGTCCGGCAGCTCCGAACCCACCAACGCCCCCGATGACAGAGCCCCCAAGATCTACGTCAAGGCGTGCATCAACGGCGCTCGAACGCCCGACCAGCATCCTCATCTCCCGGTCACGCCGGAGCAGTTGGCGGCCGAGGCCGTGGCTGCGCACGGTGCCGGTGCCAGGGCTGTGCACATGCATCCCAAGAACGCGGACGGCGTGGACTCCCTGCTGCCCGGCGAGGTGGATGCCGCCGTCGCGGCCGTCCGTCACGCTGTGCCCGGGCTTCCGCTCGGTGTCACGACGGGGTTCTGGGCACTGCCCGACGCGGCCCAGCGACTGCGCGCTGTGGAGAGCTGGACCGTGCTACCGGACTTCGCGTCACTGAACTGGCACGAGCCCGGCTCGCCGGAGTTGGCCCGGCTGTTGCTCAGCCGCGGTCTCGGTGTCGAGGTCGGCATCTTTTACGCCGAAGCGGCGCAGTCATGGGCAGCCGCCTCCGACATCGCGCCGCACTGCATGAGGGTGATGATCGAGCTGGGGGCCGATGGGGACGTCGAGACCGCGGACGAGCTGATCGCGCTCGTGACCGCGGCGGGTTCGCCCGCGCCTGTCCTGTTGCACGGACTCGACGAAAGTTGTTGGCCGCTCTTGCAGCACGCGGGAGTGCGCGGGGTGCAGACCCGGATCGGGATGGAGGACACCCTGGCACTGCCGGACGGGTCCGTCGCGCCGGGGAATGCGGCGCTGGTCGCCGCCGCGGTGGATCTGCTCAGTCGGTAG